The following proteins are co-located in the Dromiciops gliroides isolate mDroGli1 chromosome 2, mDroGli1.pri, whole genome shotgun sequence genome:
- the SLC35F6 gene encoding solute carrier family 35 member F6, translating into MAWTKYQLFLAGLMLITGSINTLSAKWADNFAAEGCGGSQAHSFEHPFLQAVGMFLGEFSCLAAFYLLQCKIWGRTDSNVEPQQSFSALLFLPPALCDMTGTSIMYVALNMTSASSFQMLRGAVIIFTGLLSVAFLGRKLLPSQWVGILATIAGLVVVGLADLTSKHDDQHKLSDVITGDLLIVMAQVIVSIQMVLEEKFVYKHNVHPLRAVGTEGFFGFVILTLLLVPMYYIPAGSFSGNPRGVLEDALDAFCQMGRQPLIILALLGNISSIAFFNFAGISVTKEMSATTRMVLDSLRTVVIWALSLALGWETFHPLQILGFFILLVGTALYNGLHQPLLARLPWGQPPAEERERESLLGGNHTPINEGS; encoded by the exons ATGGCGTGGACCAAGTACCAGCTGTTCCTGGCCGGGCTCATGCTGATCACCGGCTCCATCAACACCCTCTCGGCCAA ATGGGCTGACAACTTTGCGGCTGAGGGATGTGGAGGAAGCCAGGCCCACAGCTTTGAGCATCCTTTCCTCCAG GCAGTGGGCATGTTCCTGGGAGAGTTTTCCTGCCTAGCAGCCTTCTACTTACTTCAGTGCAAAATTTGGGGGCGCACAGACTCTAATGTGGAACCCCAGCAGTCCTTCAGTGCACTGCTCTTCCTGCCCCCTGCCCTCTGTGACATGACTGGCACCAGCATCATGTATGTGG CCCTGAACATGACTAGTGCCTCCAGCTTCCAGATGCTTCGTGGGGCTGTGATCATCTTCACTGGTCTTCTCTCCGTGGCTTTCCTGGGACGGAAGCTGCTGCCGAGCCAGTGGGTGGGCATCCTTGCCACAATTGCTGGCTTGGTGGTTGTTGGTCTGGCTGACCTCACAAGCAAGCATGATGATCAACACAAGCTCAGTGATGTGATCACAG GGGACCTGCTGATTGTCATGGCCCAGGTGATCGTCTCCATCCAAATGGTACTGGAGGAGAAATTTGTCTACAAGCACAACGTTCACCCGCTTCGGGCTGTGGGTACTGAAG GGTTCTTTGGCTTTGTGATCCTCACTTTGTTGCTGGTGCCCATGTACTACATCCCTGCTGGCTCCTTCAGTGGGAACCCCCGGGGCGTACTAGAAGATGCACTGGATGCCTTCTGCCAGATGGGAAGGCAGCCACTCATCATCTTGGCACTGCTGGGCAACATTAGCAGCATCGCTTTCTTCAACTTCGCTGGCATCAGTGTCACCAAGGAGATGAGTGCCACCACCCGCATGGTACTGGACAGCCTTCGTACTGTGGTCATCTGGGCCCTTAGCCTGGCGCTGGGCTGGGAGACTTTTCACCCGCTGCAGATCCTAGGTTTCTTCATCCTCCTGGTGGGCACAGCTCTCTACAATGGGCTGCACCAGCCCCTGCTGGCCCGTCTGCCCTGGGGTC